ttctctcctcctgcactagaattgacatcaccactagcaagtaggaCGTCATCCACATGCACAGAAATTGGGAaacgaatttcccattctataactttgcatgaatgcaattgcccgctcattttctttgcacaaaatctttcgatttaagtcatgttttacacctttacatatttcctttggagtcacatttgccttgtagatccttcataaagtctatgttagtgaaattcaaatgatggaatttcactaacatagactttatagtagtcacaagtatctgattttcacattcctagagaccatcaaaatctcaggtactgacacttctttcatatggggttgtcgttgctctgtcattgccaagagacaaattaattctatagtcacccatttccaaaaggcaataggtttTACAGGGATCTGTATCAGAAgatcccttgtagagctaacaacaggtgttgtataagtcatacaacatgctcccccagattactccatcttcactaaagaaatggcgtatctttaaactttcttctttatggcactttaagcaccattgttgtattccttagtctgctTTCGGAACTATAAAAGATCCGGAAATACAattgtttcttttctttaggggtatcataatgacggTATTCTAATGATtgtcgtactccccttgacaatcacattcttcattaatggatcactttagatgcataatgtgcatcacatcatctaaagtacagaggagtaatgtgcatcacatcatctaaagtacaggGGAGACATGAAATACActacaatgtatttcatgtctctttctccccctcgaaatgtggcaagaacgtttctgccacaatttcgaaacccattcatagctcttgtgaattgaggaaacttcgattatctagctcattcatcttatcacttcatgCAAAATGAAGTTATATgttaactagtatgggagtacatttttcctcatttcatttcacaaactcaacagagttctttataattgtcacttttgcaagtcacacttgcatatcattcttttctttaggttCGTATGTTACTTTTAtcctctctggttttagtgattgcataatgaccgttacacataaggtgtacggtcgatactaggaaagcttaatagctactccatactttactcccatagtgggacacattaaccgcacatgagtcatcataactttctcctgttatacaggataaggcctttgccaaaatttctcccgccatacacggattgttgacataatacaatgtcaactttacccTGTTACGCAGACATTTTTCCCAGACTTTTCCCACCATGCGGGTAATTCCCTGTAAGGGACATAAATGTcataattggctcttttgactacATAAtcagaaataaatctgaattatatttgacacacatgtttgatccgacattggtcaaattaaacatgcatgttgcttgtttcatttcaatcatgttgactgaaaaaggagacttcttcatagagagtacatgaaagacattcgtcaaccaagactctgatcaatgatctatctcttttcttttcttgaattaatatccaagagttcttttTGTTTGAGGCCATTCTTTAAAGAGAatatattccctcaagttatgacctttcttttccatctttcgggtcactagtACCCAATCATTCGCTTTCAGGAATGAAAGCATGAAAAGAAAACTTTTAGTCTCGGAGAGCTTAGCAAATAAACAACGGTAATGAACATAAAAataaccctacgttggtctggttaaaatcatgcacattaaacCCTTTAAAACATTTTTTGTATATTCTAAATCACCGTTGTCgcagaattagaataaaacatcattcttctgcattaattccatatcaccgttgggcagaaatagaaataatgcatataactcataaacaatgtgatgatagtatttctattaaacaactttgctaagaaataatcatcatcattaaccatattgcagcagaaatatgcgaaatatgcatttctttatctgtgctctcaaaattgatcactttgatacaaaatttatcagagatttaagctttgaacataagatgactcatacaaatatggtattgttatcatcaacgttggtcagGAAACAACAATACCATATTTTAACTTTAAAACAAACATCTTTCTATTGTTATAGCGGAAACTGTTTGAATTTTACTTCACCCACAGGGAAAAATACGTTACTAAGAACAGTTTTTCCAATTAAATTTTCCAttggttccaatttaattggaggattaaacctttttactttgcagcggaaaaacgtgaatatgaaaattcatacacctttacagaaaaaaaaattctgttaaaattaaaaattcatgaactttataatctcttttataaaatccatgaattttttttttctgaaaatctttcttttattttcagaaccttttatttttcttttcagaaaaatcaacatTGCTTTTATAGAAACTTCGAACATTTTTCTTTGCTATTTCCTAAACATATTTTCGTAGGAAAAAATGCCTAGAAAAAACTTTTAAATCTGCTTAAAATAGAGAGAAAATAAATTTgcttaaaaataaaaaagaaggtgGCAGTCTTGGGCCTATGCCAGCGCCCCCCACGGCGGCCTGCCTCGGCCTGGCGCGGCTCGCAAGCCTGCTTGGCCTCGACCTGGTGCGCCTCCACGTTCGGCCCAAAAGTCCCGCAGGGAGCTAGGGTTTGCTCCCTGCCGTTGATTTAGATCCGACGCCCCCCCTTGGAGATCGGTGGATCAAAAAGGTGAGCGAGCGAGGGCCTGAGGGAAACCCTCGGTCATTCCTCCTCCCCCCGCGCCGCTCGCTTTCCTCTATCGTTCGTGCAGTTCCTTGCGCCGCTGCGGCTCTCCCCACCGGGGAGCTTGAGGGCTGGCCGCCGGCAATGGCGAGCAGAGCCCCTTGGCCGAGCGCGCTTCCCTTTCTCGCGCAGCGAGCCTTTCCTCTTTCTTGCGCGCAGCGGCTGGGCCTGTGCCAACCTCTGCTCCTTGCAGCGAGTTCTAGGGCTGGCCGCCGGCAACGGCGACCAGGGGCCACCGCGTCGCGCGCACCACCCTGATCTTTCCCCTGCGCGCCGTTCTACTGCTCGTTCCACGCACCTGCTCGCGACAGGAGCAGGTTGCTTCTTGCGTGGTGGTTGCATGCCCTGCCAGAGAGTTTTAAAGATGGCCGCCGGCGCCGCTCACCTCTACCCTCGCGCAGAGAGCTCTCTCGCGGTCCCTGGTTCCTCCCTCCCGCGCGCGTCGCCGGCTGTTCCTTCCCCTTCCCTTTCCCCACTgtcacacagagaaagataggaagACGAGATGCAACGGCGccttctccacccctcttgcCGGTGTGCGCGGGCTCCCGAGGGAGAGCGCGTAGCCGTCAAGGGGTGCGTTGGGGGGCCCTTTTGCCCCTTAGTGCTTTTCCGTGCAGAGAAGATCTGCAGCGGCGACGCCATCTCCATTCCTTTGCCGGCGCGCGCGAGCACCTCCGAGGTGAACGCGCCACCGTCAAGGGCGCGGTGGTGGTGCCCTTTGCCCCGGTTGGGGTGGTTTCTTTGCTCTCTTTTTTGCCTTTTCGGATTCAATCCGACTTGTGCTTTGCCCCCGAAGGGGTAGAATCTTTGCCCCGATGAGGGGTGatgttcttcttccccacacctcggcttgccgatgcgtgtggggatcgagggGAACGGGAGCGGCCGAGGCGGCGCTCTTTGCCGGATGGAAATCCGATGACTTTCATTTTCATTTGCTTTTCATCTTGTTCTTTGCCCTCTTCTAGGGTTCTTAATGGGGAGGGAAAACTTTTCTGTACATGTTTCAACCGAAAACACATCTAACGTCTagtggctcatgataccattgatagCTCTCGTGGATCTTAGGCTTGATGTGTTCAGGATGAGATAGTGATTTATTACCTTATATGGtgaactcgatgagctcccttcagcgaccgtcgtgaggtggtgacgacggtggggaaggagagagagatgcGGTAGCGAcggtgatggacttcccatcgcttcagtgttaccctctggatcggattagggttgagagtggggaaccagtgaCGGCGAACCTTGTGtcttgtgccatggtccccacctcctctttatagcactgcgcgacaggggcccaccagccttgcttgggctggacgcccccgatcagggcgtgggtcaaggttccaatggaccgttgggcccattgaacgagagatcaacctaacaactTCACCAATCGATCCATTCACCTCACCTGCATTTCAGTCTACTGCCATTCGAGTTAATATGGCTGGAAGTAAGGAAAAAAATCAGGTCAGAAAGATTCAGAAAAAAAAAACTTCGATTGCTATAGATAGCTTGTTCACTTGGGTCAGTTGGATGCAACCGTGCAAGTCAGAAAGATTCAGAATTTCATAGTACAAAACTTTCAGCTCTAACTTCGAAGTTGGGAGTACAGAACTTACCGAGACAGACCAATCAATTGCTTAAACCTAGGTGTCCTCAGCCAGAGGAAACACGGAGCTTAACGTGCAAATTAGCCAAAGCGCCTAGTTTATTCAACTTGTTATCCAGTAAGGTTGCCTCACTCGATTCAGCGGCAGCGGACAAAAAGAATCCTGCGGGCGACAGAAATGTGTGTGTGCATCCTTGCATATATTATATACAATCCTTGAGCACAATAAATACAAGAAGGAGCTTCTTCTCCTCTGAACAAAACTCCCGCTCAGTCATGCCTAGTGTACATACTTGTCGTCGAAGCTGCTTCGAGGCATCAGAAATCAGAATCCTGCCTAGCGTATATAGCAAACAAAGCCCAAGCCGCCATGCTTCGCCCATCATCTAAAAGCACCATGAATCTACATCCAGTTTCAACACATCCTCACCATGTCTGTTTTCTGCAAGGTTGCAATGAAACATATACAAGAGCATCGAAACCATTAAGCTTGGTTACTGATGCTCTAATTAGAACAACAACATTTTGAAGAACAAAATATCAAATACGCCATAAAACTGGAGCCAGGCCAAGAACATATCATAGATACTGATGCCCGTTACTTCAGATTTAATTGCTCAGATCAATTGGTAGGAGACACTGATAATAACCATACTACAAACTGAGCCACTACGATGCACCAATGCACAGGACATACCAACACTCGTATTCCCCATGGAATGTTGGCTGAGAGAGGAAGCCTGCTGCTGCACCGCAATGCTGATTTGCATCGTAAAGCTGCACTTCTGAAAACACAGGGCTTCAGAAAGCATGGACAGCATAATACATAACTGCTCACAGATTCAAAAGATGAAAGTCTAAACTGTGCACTTCATAGGTTACTAGTGATGTTAAATGGCGTAGTCTGCAACCTCAATGCCATCCTCAAAAGTTGCATGTCTATCTTTGGTAAAACTCgtcaactaaaaagcaaactggaAGAAAATCTAACACACAGACGAAATGCAAATTGTACTCCAAAATTCATTCGATGCAACCACGTACATACGAGCAAAATGTATGTCAGACAACAGCGGGAACcatgctgcctctcaagtaataaTTAAGGGCCTTCGGATTAGTCCTGCATGGCTAGGCTGTCTACAGAAACGTTACTACATTATTCAGCTTTCAGACCCCAGCTCTCACTTCAACTGAAGGTATCAGCCAGTAGCCATTCAGTAGTAAATGAGAAAATGAAGGGAAAAACTGATACAAGCTAGTGAACCATGAATACCTTCAGTTAATCCCTTCCAAAAGAAGCTAACCTAGAAAGAATGGAGTAGAAAAACAAGAGCAAGCAGACAAACCAGATCAAAACCACATCCTCTACGGTGATCACATACCATACAGATATCAAGACTACAGATGTACTACTCACTGATACTTCAATGCATTTGCAGAATTGCCAAATCTCCACTCATTCAGTTCCATTAAGTATGTAAATATGATATGAGAATGATCAAGTACTGTGTCATGCTTTCTTCTCTACTGATTGATGTAACAAACATACCAGCACCTGCGGAATCCTAATATCAGCTTTCATTTAGCAATGGCCAAACCAATATGTAAAGACATACTATAGCAGACAACCAATATCCAGCTAGGCAAAGAATATGAAAACAAGAATCACCAGCTTATGACTCAGAGTGAAAACTTTATTGTGACATTCACCGCTACAAACTTTCATGGCCTGTTTTTGGTTCATGAAAATATAAATCTAGTCGGCACTTCCCCTCTGCAAGCGGCTGCATAGTCTTCAGTGAGGTGTGGTGCAGCTACCTTGTGAGGGCATATGTACTTCTCCATGAATACCTTTTCGGTCAGCACGACTGCAGAATAGTAGTCCCGGTCACGATCTAGCAATGCATTTTCCTTAAGAAATTTCACAACGCAGTACCGGGGCCTTAGCCGgccatccatgctataattaagaATTACCGGCCGATGAGCCAAGTATGCCGGTTCCAATCCCACCTCAGAGATGAGGAACTCTGACTTCCTCTGCAGCAGAGCCTTAGACAATTCCAGTACCGTCGGCGCCTTGGAAACAGCAGTGCCCACCTCAGCATCCGACCATctgaaagtgttcttcaagaactccaatttggcgGCAATCTTGTCCTGGCTGAGGAATGCGACAGCATGCAACGCCTGTCTGAACATACGAGATCCACGGGGCACACCTAGACCTTCAGCGCATACCACCATCGCCTGGAGGCGTTGCGGGTTGGTGTTGAGCAGCCATCGCGAAGACAGGCACAGCTTGGCAATATCACAAGCACCTAGCCCGCACTCGTGCAGGAGGGCGACATTGGGCTTGACCACGCGCTCGACGTCGGAGGAGAAAAGGGATCCATACTTGAGCGCACGGAGGAGGTTGTCAAGGGAGCCCAAGAGGTGCAGGTAGTAGTGTAGAGTGGATGCCATGGCTCTGTGACGGAATTGGGGGCGGCCGAGCGAGAGGACGCGCGCGATGTCGGAACGCGATAACCCGGCGCCGGTGAGCGCGGCGACGTTGGGG
This genomic stretch from Hordeum vulgare subsp. vulgare chromosome 6H, MorexV3_pseudomolecules_assembly, whole genome shotgun sequence harbors:
- the LOC123402326 gene encoding uncharacterized protein LOC123402326; this encodes MLRLRSSILAHLLSSSPAASPASPLHRLISAAAPAIPPNPGSFAVEEYLVSTCGLTQAQAVKASAKLSHLKSPAKPDAVLAFLAGLGLSAADVATLVARDPRFLCAGVERVLAPNVAALTGAGLSRSDIARVLSLGRPQFRHRAMASTLHYYLHLLGSLDNLLRALKYGSLFSSDVERVVKPNVALLHECGLGACDIAKLCLSSRWLLNTNPQRLQAMVVCAEGLGVPRGSRMFRQALHAVAFLSQDKIAAKLEFLKNTFRWSDAEVGTAVSKAPTVLELSKALLQRKSEFLISEVGLEPAYLAHRPVILNYSMDGRLRPRYCVVKFLKENALLDRDRDYYSAVVLTEKVFMEKYICPHKVAAPHLTEDYAAACRGEVPTRFIFS